The DNA region ATGCGTGCGTGGTTAAGCTCTTTATGTAACAGAATACATTTTGACAATGTGAAGTAATTCCAGATATTTCTGGACGAGAGACAGCcacagagtgagagagggtgCTGCGGTATTAACCTCgggttgtcatggaaatgagTTCCATGAAAATGTTTTGCTTTACCAGTTAGTAGCGTGACTTTTGCCTGCTGGACTGAGCTTTTTTTCACAGATGGTTCACATTTAGTAAGCGTGATGAATCTGAGGAGGTTAAACCTTCGTCCGTATTCAAACAAAGCAGATCCAGAGCAGCTCCCCGTTTCTGCCAGCAGACATTCCTGAAAATACCACTTCCTGAAAAACGCCACAAACCTCAAAACCTCTTCAAAACACAGGCCTCTGTCAAATCCCCCCCACGCCCGCCGCTGCTCCACCTCCCTCAGGTACTCACACGTCACAACCAGCAGGACTGAGGCCACCTCAGACATGAAACTGGACCCGATGGTTCTGCTGGACATTTGAACTGAGTGTTTTGATAAAACCAGTGACACAACTGAAACCACTTTGATTCTGCGTGATTCTGCAGAGACCCGGCCCAGCACCGAGCTAGAGAAGGTTTGAGGACAGACTTGTTACATTGTGTTGTAATATCAAATGTTTCCTGGGGAAGCAATAGTGAGTCCAATATACAATAGAAAGGGTGAAATATCGCCCCCTATCGGCCACAGATTATCTTCCTGCGACtttaaaaggaaggaaaggacgATATCTGACCTCAATGCTCTCCAGTGATGTGGAGCGTCTGAGTTTAGCTCTGCGGATGCCTGATGGGGAGAGGTCTGAAGATTCTACCCCAGGTGGTCCAAAGTCCTCAGATCCCTGGGACAAAGCGCTCTCCGGCTTGTCGGGGCGGGAGCGCCGTCCATAACGCTTCTTTCCCTTCACAAACTTTGGCTTCACCTCTTCAGGAATGACTGAGAACAGGTTTTTTTGGGGGTCACCCATGATCCTGAGCAACAACAGATGCACCAACACGTGGAAATTTGAGGTTACCTGGCTCCAGGTAGCTACTGTCATCCTCCGACGTGCTGAGGTCCAAAGAGCGAGACAGGACAGCCACAAATCCATCTTTAAACTCTTCAAAGTTCACCTGAAGACCAAACACAGCTCAGTGATGAAAACACGGGTACCGTTACTGCGTGCTGGTACGAGCTGCATGCACGTCTACCCTGCCACAGGCGCCACGTCTCAGCAGagtgtccagcagctgctgcaggtgagattCCAGGTGCAGCTTCTGGCACAGCGCCGTCAGCTCATCCCTGTCCAGGAACCCCGAGGCTGATGAGTCGCAGCTGTCAAACTCCGCCCTCAGCTGGGAGATGTAGTCGCCGTGGTCATCGTCCTCCATCATCATGAAGCATGACGCTGCATCACCTGCAGATGCAGTGCAGAAAGTGACAGAACCTCTAAAGTGACACATGTTTCATTAACACACCGTAAACCCActgcaaacatttaaacatgcCTGGCACATGGAGCATTGTTGAAATATTGTTTGGTGGTTACTGATTCTTTGATTTATCAAATCACTTTTACTAATCAATAATTCAGTCATCACTGTGTGATTCTCTATGTGTTTTTGGAATGTCCCCATTAAATGATTGACAGAAGAAATTTGACAGTTTTGCCAAAACAGCTGCTGTTAAAACAAAATTAATGACCTGCCTCTATTAATGATTACAAGGCTCTGTTCTCAGATCTCTatacttttaaaatatattcaccACACTTGTTTGCAGAAGTTTATCCGCAATTGCAGACAAGCGCCTCTTTAGAAGAAATTAAATTGTGTGTTTAAACTGTATGTTGAATGTTCTTGACTTCAGATTAATTATGTGATCGATATCTCGTGTAACCTCTGAAGTAGCTTCTGACTACAGTGAATTGCTGTTGGACTAAAATAACAATATTACAACCATTAAAATTTGGACTTTTAAGGTTAAATGAAAACATTCACAAGTCAGTTCTGCAGTTACAGTAAACTCCAGTACTGCAGACTCTGCCTCGTTACACTGTAGCTCGTTACACTGTAGCTCGTTACACTGTAGCTCGTTACACTGTAGCTCGTTACACTGTAGCTCGTTACACTGTACCTCGCTACAACTTCAGGTTCTCGCGAGGTGATGAAGCTTCACCATGGGAACGGAGCCGCAAGAGAACAAAGACTCGCAGTTTAAGGAGGAAAAACGCAAAACACGCACATAGACAACAAACCCATCAAAGGTGAAGAAGGCGCGTGCACTGGGGTTTTAGTTTGTCCAGTAACGATAACCTAAAGGGAATATTCACGGTTTAGTAACTTTAGTTAACTTTTTTTGACCGCGGTAAAagttcacctcctcctccggctCCTCCTGCGGCTCCTTTAGGGAGAACGTTACGGTTCCTCCATGGATGTTTCCCCGCAGCTCCGCATATCCTGCCGTTAAACCGACATGAAAGAAACAGGGTAACGGAGCATCAGCCTCGTGAAGTTACCGGAAACACACAGAATCACTTCCGCTGATCTCTTTCACTATAAAAGCCTTCCCGGTGTTATATCACAATAAAACCAAACATCCCTCACGACTGTTTATCTTTTTTAATATCAAGGGTAAAAGAGGAACGATATAGACTTAGTAATTTTACGAAGAACGGTCTAAAAAGAACGACGTAAACACAAAATTTCTCAACTCAAACAactttcttaaaaaaaaagatcgtAAAAACATTGACGCTACAGTCTCAAGTCAACCTCCATGAGGCGGCGAACCTacataaatattttaattttacGTGAGAACACTACAATTCCTCAATTGTAGATTCCAGGACCATTTCTCTTCTGTTTAATTTTGAGTGATCCAAGTAGTAATAATTTCAATCATAGGATGCTGTCGCTTATATCATCATACTCCCTCAGAAGAACCACATTCGAGCACTACAGAAATGACGTACTTATTTAtgtactttttctttcttttacttcTTCCTTTCTCAATTAAAATACCTCAAGCATCACACCTGTCTCCAATATTACATCTTCCGGAGTTTTGCAGTGTAcatgtttaaaaatatgaaCCGGCATTTAATCACGAATCACAAATCGACTCAGCATCCTATTTAATGAAAACTCAATGTCTTCTGTAGTTATGGTGGGATAGTTAATATTTCCCACAGTACCTGAACGCACCGGACACAACCTTTGCGCCATGGCGTCATGGAATGGTGTTGAAAAGACAGCGGCGATTTCATACATGCACACAGTTATCTACTGTACAGGCAACGTTCATGCTGTGATCCATCATCTACACACGTCGGAAGCTACGGCCGTAAAGGGCGAACTTACTTCCGGTCACGTGGAGCTGCCTGTAGAAGCACGAAGccagggaaaaaagaaaacttttgcCTCCTTTCTTTTACAGCTTTTCCGCAACCTTGAAGTTGTAAAAGGTGAGTACTGCGATCAGAGAGTACTAACAAGTATTTCACAAATACTTTAGTCGAATCACCTTGATGATCCGGAAAATAATTGACCCACTGCGGGTCAATCATGCGATGATGATCACATCTAGACTCCTGATTGAGATGAAAGGATCCATTGATTGTTTGAAGAGCGTTTACGTAAATAGTCTTTTTTGCGCAACATTTTCTGTCACTATATCCACCCCAGAGCATCAGCCCTGTGACTaaaaagacacatttcctgGTGTGTGATGGAGTAGGTCTCGTCTGCATTCATCGTAACAGCATCTTTTACTGGTTTACTGGTTCACAGTATGGGGGGTCAGGTCTCCACCGCTGATGTCCATGTGGTGGTCGTGGGCGGAGGCTTCGGGGGCATAGCTGCGGCTCTCCGGCTCCAATCCCGAGGTTTGGCCTTCACTCTGATCGACCTGAGGGACTCTTTTCATCATAATGTTGCTGCTCTCCGAGCGTCTCTTCAGCCCGGTAACATCTTGAATGTTGAGATCCCTAATTGGTTATATTTGCCTTGTTTTTATGAAActtctcttgtgtttttttttaacatttacattttaaacgtGTTTTGTATTGTATTTGTAGATTTGCTTTATATTTCTATATCTAAAGGTTTTTAATGCTGAGTCACAGTGACATTTTTGCTGAGGGTAAAATCGGTGCCATTAATATTCTTGTTATCAGTCAGACTTTGACCCCTGACCATTTTCACTTTGACAGGTTTCGCTAAGAGGACGTTTATCCCGTACGCCAACACGTTTGGGGACAGCTTTGTTCAGGGACGAGTGGAGCGAATCGACACCGGGAGACAGGCTGTGGTCCTGGAGGGAGGACGGGTGAGCTGGTTGAGACATCTGCCTGGTTCTGATCCATGTCTGTGGATTTATGGTgttgtctgtgctgcaggagatccaGTTCACCCACCTAATCCTGTGTACTGGGACCGATGGCACTTTCCCAGGGAGGTTCAACACGGTGGCGTCTCACCAGAGCGCCGTGCAGTCGTACGAGGACTTTGTTGGGCAGGTACGACAACAGAACCGAGCCCTGTTGAGAACCAGAATCATTCCCaacaacgtgtgtgtgttcaggtccaGGCTGCAGACTCAGTTCTGGTGATTGGAGGCGGGTCAACTGGAGTGGAAATGGCTGCTGAAATCAGGACTGAATATCCAGACAAGAAGGTGGGGCGTGACTATGGTAACCTCTgatgtcagggtgtgtgtcactctggtgacctctgacatcaTAGGCAGGTCAAGGCTGGATTCTGCTGTTTTGTAACATTTGAAAATTACTGAGGATCAGAAGTTGTCCAGGTGGTTCTGGTCCACTCCAGAATGCAGCTAGCAGACCCGGATCTGCTGCCAATCGTTCGCTATCAAGCCAAAGAGGTTCTGCTTGAGAAAGGAGTCGAGGTTCTGCTCGGTGAGAACACACAGGCAAGTTCTGTCCAGGCGACTTCTGGTTCCGTCCACGTTTACTGGACCCTCTGTACATCTCAGGACACAAAGTGTCCAATCTGTCGGAGCTGAAACTGAACGCCACCACGAAGAACATGGAGGTGGTGACGGACAAAGGAGAACGGATCAAGACAGACCTGATCTTCTGCTGCACCGGCCTGAGAGTCAACAGTTCAGCCTACAAGTCTAGTTTCTGTCAgtgcacacacccacagacatgCGCACATTCATAACACACCCACATCCAGTGTCTGATACACACAAACGCGCAGAGAGGAAAATGACCACTAAATATCAATATTTCATAATTTCCCATTAATATATGCCCAAATTTAATTAAGATAAATGTATATGTTTGGCTAAAAACTCTTGATCCTCTGATGCTGTCTATTGCGACATCATGAGGACTAAATTCTGAGGGAATAAACTGCACATCCTGGATAATCATGCCGAGCAGCAGTGTATTCTGGGTAATTACGTCCATACATTTGTCTCTACAGCTGATCACATGACCAATAGCGGCGCGCTGAAGGTCAACGAACACCTGCAGGTCGAAGGATTCTCCAACGTCTTCGCCATCGGTGACTGCAATAACGTCAACGAAGCCAAGACGGCGTATAATGCAGAGCTGCATGCCGGCATCGCCGTTGGCAACATCGCCAACAGTGTGAATGGGAAACGGCTGACAGCATACCGGACAGGTACACACGCAATGCTGCAAATGGAATTATGACTTAAACATATTTATGTTGGCTTGAACCAACTGTCCGGTTAATGTTGGGCTCTGCCCAGAGATCACCTATGTTCATCATCTCGGTTGCTAGGCAACGTGACCATGCTGCTGGCGATGGGCAGAGACGACGGCGTGGGTCAGGTTAATGGTTTCCAGCTGCCACGGTGCTTGGTGGCGTTGCTTAAGAGTCGTGACCTGCTGCTatggaagagctggagggagatgaagcagaaacaaccaaCACCCTGAATGCACCATCCTTCCTCTACTCGTTTagccttttcttcttttgcagTTTATACTTGAATGAAATGTTGCTATTCTGCTGCTAATGTCTTAAATTGAAAACGCTTGTTCAAGCTTTTCTTGCTATAAGATCCTCAGGTAGTagatatttatatttttggCATTACAATACTGATCCACAACCCTATATTACAGTAATGAGCCATTTTAAATATGGAATTATCCTGAATATTTAAACAGATGTAATTTTCTGACTTGTGAATGAGAAACATTTTCAGCTGTCAGAACCAATTGTTCTCACCATCTTTCATCAGAACTTTGAATTCTGCCTTCATGGATTAAATAAATTCAGACCAAATGTATTTGCACTGTTCAActtctttattttacttttataaaaaaaaaacattcaagtttgtttttaaatcatccCTTATCAGAAGCAGAACCATAAAAGGGGACCAGCATGTTCATACAGATATCATGTCCTTCACAGCTGTTAAACAttacaataaataaaatctgtACATAAAGACACCTCGTGCACAAAGATGCACCCCGTGAACGTCAGTGACGATAAAGTTTTAACATTCAGTGAAACGTGAGTTTTCAGGCTGCAAATAAGCTGCCGTCATTCATCAAAtcaattcaaaataaataacatttagaAAACTAAAGACGAGGCCGGGGCATCACACTGGCAGGAGGGGGCTCCCGTTCCTCAGTAACATTTGAAACTGAAACTTCCTGCTAGTCTTCAGTCATCAaacgcatcagcagcttcactcaAACCTCCCATCATGCCCCTCTTCACACCGTCTTGGTGGTTTTGGCGTGGCGCTGCAGATAAGTGTGGTAGAAGAAGTTGCAGAAAAGCAGGAGGTAGCTGACGTACATGAGCGCTGCGCAGGCGATGTTGTCCAGGCGAGACGGACAGTCGCCGCCGTGCTGCATCCAGCGGTACACCATCACGCTCACCGCCACCCCCATGGTCATCTGTGCAATCTGAGCGCTCGTGATGAGCACAGCAAAGGGCCGTGGCACGCGCATTCCGGCGGCGCGTGCAGCGTAGTAACTGTACATGAGTGCGTGTACGGCGTAGTTCATGGTCATGAACCAGCCGCCGCCGGCCACCATGTCCTTGTAGGAGTACCAGGAGTAGAGCAGCACGGTGATGTGGTGGTACCAGTGCAGGAAGAGCAGCTTCTGCTTCCTGAGAACCACGAAGGCCGTGTCACCTACAAGACAGAACCCAGGGTTTTACCGGTATCACTGTAAGAAGATCCTGGACTCCTCTTACACAGGCTGTGTTCAAACACTCTGCATCAGAAAACCAAACACTCACCCAGTTCAGGCGCTTTGCTGAGGACAAAGGCGTATGCCCAGAACTTGCTGATGGGTCCATAATAGAAGCTCT from Takifugu rubripes chromosome 4, fTakRub1.2, whole genome shotgun sequence includes:
- the aifm2 gene encoding ferroptosis suppressor protein 1, with the protein product MGGQVSTADVHVVVVGGGFGGIAAALRLQSRGLAFTLIDLRDSFHHNVAALRASLQPGFAKRTFIPYANTFGDSFVQGRVERIDTGRQAVVLEGGREIQFTHLILCTGTDGTFPGRFNTVASHQSAVQSYEDFVGQVQAADSVLVIGGGSTGVEMAAEIRTEYPDKKVVLVHSRMQLADPDLLPIVRYQAKEVLLEKGVEVLLGHKVSNLSELKLNATTKNMEVVTDKGERIKTDLIFCCTGLRVNSSAYKSSFSDHMTNSGALKVNEHLQVEGFSNVFAIGDCNNVNEAKTAYNAELHAGIAVGNIANSVNGKRLTAYRTGNVTMLLAMGRDDGVGQVNGFQLPRCLVALLKSRDLLLWKSWREMKQKQPTP
- the elovl6l gene encoding elongation of very long chain fatty acids protein 6-like, producing MNESQAQLSEFSFERRFDDRRAMEWMQNNWSKSFLFSALYAMLVFGGQHYMKLRPKLNLRLPLILWSLSLAIFSIVGAVRTSTYMIHILSISGFRRSICDQSFYYGPISKFWAYAFVLSKAPELGDTAFVVLRKQKLLFLHWYHHITVLLYSWYSYKDMVAGGGWFMTMNYAVHALMYSYYAARAAGMRVPRPFAVLITSAQIAQMTMGVAVSVMVYRWMQHGGDCPSRLDNIACAALMYVSYLLLFCNFFYHTYLQRHAKTTKTV